In Halogeometricum borinquense DSM 11551, a single genomic region encodes these proteins:
- a CDS encoding DEAD/DEAH box helicase: MALREQLDAIRTFDPLTSAEYDTARAVLSCGQAISDISMSPPANPETRRDYYEHVTSQLAKFDLKQEKIGMRIPPGPQQIRGIAGSGKTVLLAMKAAKMAVDHKDWTIALTFQTKSLYDHITDLTERFYRRFSNGQSLAESDSSIEIIHGWGGHTTGEGIYKRIAEATPNATFRSVTDARAEFGSDTDPQEAVAAELLATGDIPDLFDAILVDEAQDFGPHFFNMCLAALDSSNRLIWGYDEAQNLHSLRAPSPKEIFGVDDTGDPVVDLSGSYSNGVQKSHIMRKSYRAPLEVLLTAHVLGMGLLRDGGPVQAITRQDGWENLGYDVDGDFRKTGSKARLQRPEANSPHPLSTFDTAGPFVSAEAFDDPAAELDWVVDQVVADVREEGLPPERILVVPLGLDAKDRGQQLQSLLRAHDLGATCAWEGDRTEFSRPGEVTISTIHLAKGNEAASVYVVGLNNAITNPYRELVQARNEVFVAITRSRAWCTITGCTHDGAVGIMDELHTIIDIVSSDTPVVEFEVPSRSSLDHELEEDTENLTATNLTDFA, encoded by the coding sequence GTGGCACTCCGGGAGCAACTTGACGCGATCCGCACGTTTGACCCGTTAACCTCAGCCGAATATGACACAGCACGTGCTGTCCTCAGCTGCGGACAGGCAATCAGCGATATCAGTATGTCGCCGCCCGCAAATCCTGAGACGCGACGCGACTACTACGAACACGTCACGAGTCAGCTTGCGAAGTTCGATTTGAAACAGGAAAAGATCGGCATGCGGATCCCACCTGGACCGCAGCAAATTCGAGGGATCGCTGGGTCTGGGAAGACCGTCCTCCTTGCCATGAAGGCGGCGAAAATGGCGGTCGATCACAAGGACTGGACCATCGCGCTGACGTTCCAAACGAAGAGTCTCTACGATCACATTACCGATCTCACGGAACGATTCTACAGGCGGTTCTCGAACGGACAATCACTGGCGGAGAGTGATTCGTCCATCGAGATCATCCACGGGTGGGGTGGCCACACAACTGGCGAGGGCATATACAAACGAATCGCAGAGGCAACTCCAAACGCTACCTTCCGTTCGGTGACCGATGCTCGTGCAGAATTCGGCTCCGACACTGATCCCCAGGAAGCGGTGGCGGCTGAACTGCTTGCGACCGGGGACATCCCAGACCTCTTTGATGCGATTCTCGTCGATGAGGCACAAGACTTCGGTCCGCACTTCTTCAATATGTGTCTCGCTGCACTTGACTCGTCCAACCGGCTCATTTGGGGCTACGACGAGGCACAAAATCTCCACAGTTTGCGTGCCCCGAGCCCCAAGGAAATTTTCGGCGTTGACGACACCGGCGATCCTGTTGTTGACCTGAGCGGGTCGTATTCAAACGGGGTGCAAAAAAGCCACATCATGCGGAAATCCTATCGCGCACCCCTGGAGGTTCTGTTGACTGCACACGTCCTTGGGATGGGACTCCTCCGTGATGGCGGTCCTGTCCAAGCAATTACGCGGCAAGACGGCTGGGAGAATCTCGGCTATGACGTCGATGGTGACTTCCGGAAAACAGGGAGTAAGGCACGTCTTCAGCGGCCTGAAGCAAACTCACCACATCCACTCTCTACGTTTGATACAGCCGGGCCATTCGTGTCGGCCGAAGCGTTCGACGATCCAGCTGCAGAGCTCGACTGGGTCGTTGACCAGGTTGTGGCTGATGTTCGTGAGGAGGGCTTACCTCCGGAGCGTATCCTCGTCGTCCCGCTTGGGCTGGACGCAAAGGATCGCGGTCAGCAGCTTCAGTCATTGCTGCGCGCCCATGATTTAGGAGCGACCTGTGCGTGGGAAGGTGACAGAACCGAATTTTCGCGGCCGGGTGAGGTAACGATCTCGACGATTCATCTCGCAAAAGGAAATGAAGCTGCCTCGGTGTATGTCGTTGGACTCAACAATGCAATCACAAACCCGTATCGCGAGCTTGTGCAGGCGCGAAACGAAGTGTTCGTGGCGATCACGCGATCACGAGCTTGGTGTACAATCACGGGATGTACACATGACGGTGCGGTCGGGATCATGGATGAGCTGCACACGATCATCGACATTGTCTCGTCGGACACTCCGGTTGTCGAGTTTGAGGTCCCCAGTCGGAGTTCCCTTGACCACGAACTGGAAGAGGATACGGAGAACCTGACGGCGACGAACCTCACCGATTTCGCCTGA